From Aedes albopictus strain Foshan chromosome 1, AalbF5, whole genome shotgun sequence, one genomic window encodes:
- the LOC134285667 gene encoding transcription elongation factor 1 homolog, translating into MGRRKSKRKPPPKRKNIEPLDQQFNCPFCNHEKSCEVKMDKSRNSARITCRVCMEDYQTSINFLSEPVDVYNDWVDACESAN; encoded by the coding sequence ATGGGACGTCGAAAGTCGAAGAGAAAGCCCCCGCCGAAGCGCAAGAATATCGAACCCCTGGACCAGCAGTTCAATTGCCCCTTCTGCAACCACGAAAAGTCCTGCGAAGTGAAGATGGACAAGAGTCGGAACTCGGCGCGCATAACCTGTCGGGTGTGCATGGAGGACTACCAGACGTCGATAAACTTCCTGTCGGAACCGGTCGACGTGTACAACGATTGGGTGGACGCGTGCGAGAGTGCCAACTAA